In Deinococcus taeanensis, one DNA window encodes the following:
- a CDS encoding ABC transporter ATP-binding protein, translating to MTSPTPPTGPAAPQERAPLLDVRTLHTRYGRVEALSGVSVQVPRGHIVSVIGANGAGKTTLMNSIMGVLPSQGDISYAGESLRGVPLEARVARGISLVPERRDLFASMTVQDNLQLGAYVRRRGAWRADLDTVYARFPRLQERRTQLAGTLSGGEQQMLAIGRALMARPQLLLLDEPSLGLAPLIVRDILRIVQGLKADGVTVLLVEQNARASLAISDEAYVLETGQVKMSGPAAVLARDESLTASYLGG from the coding sequence ATGACCTCACCCACGCCACCCACGGGGCCCGCCGCCCCCCAGGAACGCGCGCCGCTGCTGGACGTGCGCACGCTGCACACCCGGTACGGCCGTGTTGAGGCGCTGTCCGGCGTGAGTGTCCAGGTGCCCCGGGGGCATATCGTCAGTGTGATCGGCGCGAACGGCGCCGGCAAGACCACCCTGATGAACTCCATCATGGGCGTGCTGCCTTCCCAGGGGGACATCTCATACGCCGGCGAGTCGCTGCGTGGCGTTCCCCTGGAAGCGCGGGTGGCCCGCGGCATCAGCCTGGTCCCGGAGCGCCGTGACCTGTTTGCCTCAATGACCGTGCAGGACAACCTGCAGCTCGGCGCCTACGTCCGCCGGCGCGGCGCCTGGCGCGCAGACCTTGACACCGTCTACGCCCGGTTTCCCCGCCTCCAGGAACGCCGCACCCAGCTGGCCGGCACGCTGTCCGGCGGTGAACAGCAGATGCTCGCCATTGGCCGGGCCCTGATGGCCCGCCCTCAGCTGCTGCTGCTGGACGAACCCAGCCTCGGCCTGGCCCCCCTGATCGTGCGGGACATCCTGCGGATCGTGCAGGGCCTGAAGGCCGACGGGGTCACCGTGCTGCTGGTCGAGCAGAATGCCCGCGCAAGCCTCGCCATCAGCGACGAAGCTTACGTGCTCGAAACTGGCCAGGTGAAGATGAGCGGCCCGGCCGCAGTCCTCGCCCGCGATGAAAGCCTCACCGCCAGTTACCTCGGCGGCTAG
- a CDS encoding multidrug effflux MFS transporter, with the protein MSLTTRTSLSISTGLLTLILGLMQAVMPLSIDLYLPGLPTIARDLSVSSGAAQATLAVFLIGVALGQITYGPLTDKYGRKPPLLAGLTIFVLGGVLCALAPSITVLIAGRFLQALGASASAVITAAVVRDLWSGKALADRLSILMLIMGVAPILAPSLGGLILTHVGWHGLFWLLALFGVLMLVTVTMLPETSSAQERADTRLRDAATNYLALLRNTPFMLYVLAGACMAGVLFAYLTGSSFMYIGTLGVSPGLFAVLFGVNAAGLILASQVNRALLRRFELYAVVRAAVLAAVVMAALLLAVVTSGQISVWTLTPVLFLLLASIGFIFPNLAALAFGNVRERMGSASALQGTTQSAIGATAGGLVSGLSDGTVLPVAGIISLFAVLSAVFLLAARRAQPKD; encoded by the coding sequence ATGAGCCTGACCACCCGCACGTCCCTGTCCATCAGCACTGGCCTTCTCACTCTCATTCTCGGGCTGATGCAGGCGGTCATGCCGCTTAGCATTGACCTGTACCTTCCTGGGCTGCCCACGATTGCCCGTGACCTGAGTGTCTCCTCGGGCGCCGCTCAGGCCACCCTGGCGGTGTTTCTCATTGGTGTTGCCCTGGGGCAGATCACGTACGGTCCTCTCACCGACAAGTACGGCCGCAAACCTCCCCTGCTGGCCGGCTTGACGATCTTTGTGCTGGGCGGGGTGCTGTGTGCGCTGGCGCCCAGCATCACGGTTCTGATTGCCGGGCGCTTCCTGCAGGCCCTGGGGGCGTCTGCCAGTGCAGTCATCACGGCCGCGGTGGTCCGTGACCTGTGGAGTGGCAAGGCGCTGGCCGACAGACTCAGCATCCTGATGCTGATCATGGGCGTCGCGCCGATTCTTGCGCCTTCACTGGGCGGACTGATCCTGACCCACGTGGGCTGGCACGGCCTGTTCTGGCTGCTGGCTCTGTTCGGCGTGTTGATGCTGGTCACCGTCACGATGCTTCCGGAAACGTCGTCTGCACAGGAGCGGGCCGACACGCGCCTGCGCGACGCCGCCACCAACTACCTCGCTCTTCTCCGGAACACGCCTTTCATGCTGTATGTCCTGGCCGGGGCGTGCATGGCCGGGGTGCTGTTCGCCTACCTTACCGGGTCGTCGTTCATGTACATCGGCACGCTGGGCGTCTCGCCCGGCCTGTTTGCGGTGCTGTTCGGCGTCAACGCGGCCGGACTGATTCTTGCGTCCCAGGTGAACCGGGCCCTTCTGCGCCGCTTCGAGCTGTACGCAGTGGTCCGCGCGGCCGTTCTCGCGGCCGTAGTCATGGCGGCGCTGCTGCTCGCCGTGGTCACGAGCGGGCAGATCAGTGTGTGGACGCTCACGCCGGTGTTGTTCCTCCTGCTCGCGTCTATCGGGTTCATCTTCCCGAACTTGGCCGCCCTGGCCTTCGGGAATGTCCGTGAACGCATGGGCAGCGCCTCTGCGCTGCAGGGCACCACCCAGTCGGCCATCGGGGCCACAGCAGGCGGCCTGGTCAGTGGCCTGAGCGACGGAACAGTGTTGCCTGTTGCAGGAATCATCTCGCTGTTCGCCGTTTTGTCTGCGGTGTTCCTGCTGGCCGCGCGGCGCGCGCAGCCCAAGGACTGA
- a CDS encoding adenylyl cyclase, with protein MTLLAGLTVALSACGQPLPPVTASSEDQALRAQGSRVTPEGLGANVTLFDPSMPVAEIQARVDAIHAQQVNNEMGPQRYALLFKPGVYGTASQPLQIKVGYYTEVAGLGASPGDVVINGKVEVYNRCLDGNGTSNCLALVNFWRTVSNLSIHVNAAGQDGCRSSANFWAVSQASSLRRVQVNGGNLSLMDYCTAGPQYASGGFLADSKAETVINGSQQQWLTRNSSVTQWSNGVWNQVFSGVEGAPAEAGFPNPPYTTLDRTPLSREKPYLFVNDQGAYQVRVPAAQRDTRGVSWSAGLTSGQTLPLSDFFVATPADSVQTINAQLARGKHLLLTPGLYDVNKSIAVKRAGTVVLGLGHATLTAVDGAVPLTVADVPGVIIAGVTIDAGPTESPALLQVGTRNGNHGARTTDPANPTTLSDVYFRVGGPHVGKADISLEVNSDHVLIDHAWVWRADHGAEGFSGDTERWSTNVGRNGAVINGDHVTATGLFVEHYQEYNTVWNGDHGTTVLYQNELPYDPPTQADWMNGRTLGWAGYKVADTVRSHRLYGGGVYVFNQNNPAIQTENGFEAPATPGVQLHHIMTVNLSAGTINHVVNGVGGPADTSRIGQPVYIADYPAP; from the coding sequence ATGACCCTGCTCGCCGGCCTGACGGTGGCCCTCAGCGCCTGCGGACAACCTCTCCCGCCCGTGACTGCCAGCAGCGAAGACCAGGCCCTGCGGGCCCAGGGAAGCCGCGTCACGCCAGAGGGGCTGGGCGCCAACGTCACCCTGTTCGACCCGAGCATGCCCGTGGCCGAGATTCAGGCCAGGGTGGACGCCATTCACGCCCAGCAGGTCAACAACGAGATGGGCCCGCAGCGCTACGCGCTGCTGTTCAAACCCGGCGTCTACGGGACCGCCAGCCAGCCACTGCAGATCAAAGTGGGGTACTACACCGAAGTCGCCGGACTGGGCGCGTCTCCTGGGGACGTGGTGATCAACGGCAAAGTGGAGGTCTACAACCGCTGCCTGGACGGTAACGGCACCAGCAACTGCCTGGCCCTGGTGAACTTCTGGCGAACCGTGTCCAACCTGAGCATCCATGTCAACGCAGCCGGTCAGGACGGCTGCCGCAGCTCCGCAAACTTCTGGGCCGTGTCGCAGGCCTCGTCGCTGCGCCGCGTGCAGGTGAACGGCGGCAACCTGTCCCTGATGGACTACTGCACGGCCGGGCCGCAGTACGCCAGCGGCGGCTTCCTGGCCGACAGCAAAGCAGAGACTGTCATCAACGGCTCACAGCAGCAGTGGCTCACGCGCAACAGCAGCGTCACGCAGTGGTCCAACGGCGTGTGGAACCAGGTGTTCTCCGGCGTTGAAGGCGCTCCCGCCGAGGCCGGCTTTCCCAACCCGCCGTACACCACCCTTGACCGGACGCCACTCAGCCGGGAAAAACCCTATCTCTTCGTGAACGACCAGGGGGCCTATCAGGTGCGGGTGCCGGCGGCGCAGCGCGACACCCGCGGCGTGAGCTGGTCCGCCGGTCTGACGTCGGGGCAGACCCTGCCCCTCAGCGACTTCTTCGTGGCGACCCCGGCAGACTCGGTGCAGACCATCAATGCCCAGCTGGCTCGGGGCAAGCATCTGCTGCTCACACCTGGCCTCTACGACGTGAACAAAAGCATCGCCGTCAAGCGCGCAGGCACCGTGGTCCTGGGCCTGGGCCACGCGACCCTGACCGCCGTTGACGGCGCAGTGCCGCTCACGGTCGCAGACGTGCCGGGCGTGATCATCGCCGGCGTCACCATCGATGCCGGCCCCACAGAGTCACCGGCCCTGCTCCAGGTGGGCACGAGAAACGGGAACCACGGGGCCCGGACCACCGACCCGGCCAACCCCACCACCCTCAGTGACGTCTACTTCCGGGTTGGGGGGCCGCACGTCGGCAAGGCGGACATCAGCCTGGAAGTGAACAGCGATCACGTGCTCATAGACCACGCCTGGGTGTGGCGCGCGGACCACGGCGCCGAAGGCTTCTCAGGCGACACCGAACGCTGGAGCACCAACGTGGGCCGCAACGGCGCAGTGATCAACGGCGACCACGTCACCGCCACCGGCCTGTTCGTGGAGCACTACCAGGAATACAACACCGTCTGGAATGGAGACCACGGCACCACCGTCCTGTACCAGAACGAACTGCCCTACGATCCCCCCACCCAGGCCGACTGGATGAACGGCCGCACCCTGGGGTGGGCTGGCTATAAGGTGGCCGATACAGTCAGGTCACACCGTCTGTACGGCGGCGGGGTGTACGTCTTCAACCAGAACAACCCGGCTATTCAGACGGAAAACGGCTTCGAAGCGCCGGCCACGCCCGGGGTGCAGCTGCACCACATCATGACGGTCAACCTGAGCGCAGGCACGATCAACCATGTGGTCAACGGCGTTGGAGGCCCCGCGGACACGTCCAGGATTGGCCAGCCGGTCTATATCGCGGACTATCCGGCGCCCTGA
- a CDS encoding alpha/beta fold hydrolase: protein MTSWPVQEGVFALGDFQAERGGVIVDARLAWQTHGTLNAARDNVIVYPCSYTATHEGQRWLIGPDGVLDPDRWFIVIPDMFSDGLSSGAADTPGYPPLVTLRDNVLAQSRLLEEVFGIEQIAAVYGFSMGAMQAYHWAALFPERVQRAVVVCGSARTALHNQVFLSGLLRTLEAAPEHLGHGRFAEEPRAALKAFGHIYAAWGLSQDFYRAELFRTVLGYPDLESYLQAEWVEGFGRCRAANLYAQAMSWLHGDISANTLYGGDLRRALRGIQARVLLMPSETDLYFRVADNAAELTDLHAGSLRPIPGIWGHRAGSPAGLTEELAFLKRAVRDWLNT from the coding sequence TTGACGTCCTGGCCCGTTCAGGAGGGCGTATTTGCACTGGGTGACTTTCAGGCGGAGCGCGGCGGCGTCATCGTGGACGCCCGACTGGCCTGGCAGACGCACGGCACCCTGAATGCCGCGCGGGATAACGTCATCGTCTATCCCTGCAGCTACACCGCGACCCATGAAGGTCAGCGCTGGTTGATCGGCCCGGACGGCGTTCTCGACCCGGACCGGTGGTTCATCGTTATTCCCGACATGTTCTCCGACGGGCTCTCTTCGGGCGCGGCGGACACTCCCGGGTACCCGCCACTGGTCACTCTGCGGGACAATGTCCTTGCCCAGTCCAGGCTGCTTGAGGAGGTTTTCGGTATCGAGCAGATCGCCGCGGTGTACGGGTTCTCGATGGGCGCCATGCAGGCCTACCACTGGGCCGCGCTGTTTCCTGAACGGGTGCAGCGCGCCGTGGTGGTTTGCGGCAGCGCGCGGACCGCTCTGCACAACCAGGTATTTCTTTCCGGACTGCTGAGGACCCTGGAGGCCGCGCCGGAGCACCTCGGCCACGGGCGGTTTGCTGAAGAACCCCGCGCGGCCCTCAAGGCGTTCGGGCATATCTACGCCGCCTGGGGCCTCAGTCAGGACTTCTACCGCGCGGAACTGTTCCGCACCGTGCTGGGTTACCCCGACCTGGAATCCTACCTGCAGGCGGAGTGGGTGGAGGGTTTCGGCCGGTGCCGGGCGGCGAACCTGTACGCTCAGGCGATGAGCTGGCTGCACGGCGACATCAGCGCCAACACCCTGTACGGCGGGGACCTGCGCCGGGCCCTGCGGGGCATTCAGGCGCGGGTTCTGCTGATGCCCAGTGAAACGGACCTGTATTTCCGGGTGGCTGACAATGCCGCGGAGCTGACGGACCTCCACGCCGGATCATTACGGCCGATTCCTGGTATCTGGGGTCACCGGGCAGGGAGCCCCGCAGGCCTTACGGAGGAACTGGCCTTCTTGAAGCGTGCCGTGCGTGACTGGCTGAATACCTGA
- a CDS encoding branched-chain amino acid ABC transporter ATP-binding protein/permease, which yields MTPAAPERPALPVRAALAGLAVVVALLLPVTLPLFQVTLLVNIIIFAIVAVGLVLLTGILGLTSFGQAAFMGVGAYTTAVLTTQAGWSPWLTLLAGFGMTALIALVLGLVTLRMQGHYLPLATIAWGISLYYVFGNTPALGGFTGMTDIPPVAVFGLNLTSPRTFAYLALVSLGVVALGAQFLLSSRTGRAMRALRGGPVVAEAFGVDPFRLKVQVFVLSALMASLAGWLYAHSQRFVNPTPFSLQAGIEALFMTVVGGPGHVWGAALGSGLITMLREWLRDLLPVLLGAQGNFEVIVFGVLIILTLQFARRGLWPRLERWLPQGGLQLLPDPRPLPVRARPRPGLPLLQVEHAVKQFGGLRAVSDVSFDLRTGEILGLIGPNGAGKSTMFNLITGVSPATSGAVTFAGQDVTRRRAGQIHRLGVARTFQHVHLLPDLTLLANTMMGGYARGRAGMLASLLHLERAEEAALQHEALRQLQRVGLGEHAFTLAGNLALGQQRILEIARALVADPALLLLDEPAAGLRYGEKLELATLLKRLRDEGVTILIVEHDMDLVMNLVDRLVVMNYGEKLAEGSPAEIRAHPAVREAYLGVDMEEGAA from the coding sequence ATGACGCCCGCCGCGCCTGAGCGCCCGGCTCTTCCGGTCCGCGCCGCTCTTGCGGGTCTGGCTGTGGTGGTGGCCCTGCTGCTGCCGGTGACGCTGCCGCTTTTTCAGGTCACGCTGCTGGTCAACATCATCATCTTCGCCATTGTGGCCGTCGGGCTGGTGCTGCTGACCGGCATCCTCGGCCTGACGAGCTTCGGGCAAGCGGCCTTCATGGGCGTAGGTGCGTACACGACGGCCGTTCTGACCACGCAGGCCGGATGGAGTCCCTGGCTGACCCTCCTGGCAGGCTTCGGGATGACCGCGCTGATCGCCTTGGTTCTCGGGCTGGTCACCCTGCGCATGCAGGGCCATTACCTGCCCCTGGCCACCATCGCCTGGGGCATCAGCCTGTACTACGTCTTTGGCAACACGCCCGCCCTGGGCGGCTTCACCGGAATGACCGACATTCCCCCCGTGGCCGTGTTCGGCCTGAACCTGACCTCACCGCGCACCTTCGCGTACCTCGCGCTGGTGTCGCTGGGCGTGGTGGCCCTCGGCGCGCAGTTCCTGCTCTCGTCGCGCACGGGACGGGCCATGCGGGCGCTGCGCGGCGGACCCGTCGTGGCCGAGGCGTTCGGGGTTGATCCCTTCCGCCTGAAGGTTCAGGTGTTCGTGCTCTCCGCACTGATGGCCTCCCTCGCCGGCTGGCTGTACGCGCACAGCCAGCGCTTTGTGAACCCGACCCCCTTCAGCCTGCAGGCCGGGATCGAGGCGCTGTTCATGACGGTGGTTGGCGGCCCCGGTCACGTCTGGGGCGCCGCGCTGGGCTCAGGCCTGATCACCATGCTGCGCGAGTGGCTCAGGGACCTGCTGCCCGTCCTGCTCGGCGCCCAGGGCAATTTCGAGGTGATCGTCTTCGGGGTGCTGATCATCCTGACGCTGCAGTTCGCGCGGCGCGGCCTGTGGCCGCGCCTGGAACGCTGGCTGCCGCAGGGTGGACTTCAGCTGCTGCCGGACCCCCGGCCCCTGCCGGTCCGCGCCAGACCCCGCCCGGGCCTTCCCCTGCTTCAGGTCGAGCACGCCGTGAAGCAGTTCGGTGGGCTGCGCGCCGTGAGCGACGTTTCCTTCGACCTGCGGACCGGCGAGATCCTCGGCCTGATCGGCCCGAACGGGGCCGGGAAGAGCACCATGTTCAACCTCATCACCGGCGTGAGCCCAGCGACGTCCGGTGCGGTGACCTTCGCCGGGCAGGACGTGACCCGCCGGCGCGCCGGGCAGATTCACCGCCTGGGCGTCGCCCGCACGTTCCAGCATGTGCACCTGCTGCCGGACCTGACCCTGCTGGCCAACACCATGATGGGCGGGTACGCGCGCGGACGAGCCGGCATGCTGGCCAGTCTGCTGCACCTCGAGCGCGCCGAAGAGGCCGCCCTGCAGCACGAGGCGCTGCGCCAGCTCCAGCGGGTCGGCCTTGGTGAGCACGCCTTCACCCTGGCGGGCAACCTCGCGCTCGGGCAGCAACGCATTCTTGAGATCGCCCGCGCCCTGGTCGCCGACCCGGCCTTGCTGCTGCTGGACGAACCGGCCGCCGGACTGCGCTACGGAGAGAAACTTGAACTGGCCACGCTGCTCAAACGGCTCCGGGACGAAGGCGTCACCATTCTGATTGTGGAGCACGACATGGACCTGGTGATGAATCTCGTCGACCGTCTGGTGGTCATGAATTACGGCGAGAAGCTCGCCGAAGGCTCACCGGCCGAGATCCGCGCCCATCCCGCTGTGCGTGAAGCGTACCTGGGGGTCGACATGGAAGAGGGCGCCGCATGA
- a CDS encoding replication initiator protein A has product MPRSKQKATVQPTQPGEIERFDEANSARLGLICVQERIPSDYTRWDQEWTVEGRTARLTCISPSEYGGVPHGLDGDFATTLNLMYLEQGAPESGEVNTTAYQLLSKSGFPDSGQYYQALQESLDRLKGATYTASESWRDKRYDRWTTVKFNIIEQIDADTAAGMAFGSGTILKIRLARPVVQSLRAQYVKPLDMTFVQSLNRALTRSLYRILDARRYDPVHLNEPVTTLRLPLQQWARECKLLESMPARIKRNLDSAHQELIDRGYLRTVTYEGTRANTIIVYEFGDIQINPPAPEPSLQVIADPPLVEALCREGVVPPVARKLVQHFGDVQVTARLETFHALLRDGYTPKKRSALLVDVIKDDSGKYAGVATPTRTAPTAAPGREAPLPSPADDTQEADELTDRMHAAFLALPREEQAARAVTQVRMFVGRELRETHLRGLLAAMLAGETDPYAVQREVIRAASELRLPEFAQQLRDAYDS; this is encoded by the coding sequence ATGCCCCGCTCCAAACAGAAGGCGACGGTGCAACCCACTCAGCCCGGCGAGATCGAACGCTTTGACGAAGCGAACTCAGCGCGGCTGGGACTGATCTGCGTTCAGGAACGGATCCCGAGCGACTACACCCGCTGGGACCAGGAATGGACCGTCGAGGGCCGCACCGCCCGACTGACCTGCATCTCCCCCAGTGAGTACGGCGGCGTGCCCCACGGCCTGGACGGAGATTTCGCGACCACCCTGAACCTGATGTACCTCGAGCAGGGCGCTCCGGAATCCGGGGAGGTGAACACCACCGCCTATCAACTGCTGAGCAAATCCGGCTTTCCGGACAGCGGCCAGTACTACCAGGCGCTTCAGGAGTCGCTTGACCGCCTGAAAGGTGCCACGTACACCGCCAGCGAATCCTGGCGGGACAAACGGTACGACCGGTGGACCACCGTGAAGTTCAACATCATCGAACAGATTGACGCGGACACCGCCGCCGGCATGGCCTTCGGCTCCGGCACAATTCTGAAGATCCGGCTGGCCCGTCCCGTGGTGCAGAGTCTGCGCGCCCAATACGTTAAACCGCTGGACATGACCTTCGTGCAGAGCCTGAACCGGGCGTTGACCCGCAGCCTCTACCGCATTCTGGACGCCCGCCGGTACGACCCGGTGCACCTGAACGAACCCGTTACCACGCTGCGCCTCCCGCTGCAGCAGTGGGCGCGCGAGTGCAAGCTGCTCGAGTCCATGCCCGCACGCATCAAGCGCAACCTTGACAGCGCGCATCAGGAACTGATTGACCGTGGGTACCTGCGGACCGTGACCTACGAAGGTACCCGGGCGAACACCATCATCGTCTATGAGTTCGGGGACATTCAGATCAACCCGCCGGCACCCGAGCCGAGTCTGCAGGTGATTGCCGACCCACCCCTCGTCGAGGCACTCTGCCGCGAAGGTGTCGTGCCCCCTGTCGCCCGCAAACTCGTGCAGCACTTTGGTGACGTGCAGGTCACTGCTCGCCTGGAGACCTTTCACGCCCTGCTGCGCGACGGGTACACGCCCAAAAAGCGTTCGGCGCTCCTGGTGGACGTCATCAAAGACGATTCAGGCAAATACGCCGGCGTCGCCACGCCGACCCGCACCGCCCCCACGGCAGCACCCGGGCGCGAGGCGCCTCTTCCCTCCCCTGCCGACGACACCCAGGAGGCCGACGAGCTTACCGACCGAATGCACGCTGCCTTTCTGGCGCTGCCTCGGGAGGAACAGGCTGCGCGCGCTGTCACCCAGGTTCGCATGTTCGTCGGACGTGAACTGCGCGAAACCCACCTGCGGGGACTGCTCGCGGCGATGCTCGCCGGCGAGACTGATCCGTATGCTGTGCAGCGTGAAGTGATTCGTGCTGCCAGTGAACTGAGACTGCCTGAATTTGCTCAGCAGCTCCGGGACGCATACGACAGTTGA
- a CDS encoding RNA-guided endonuclease InsQ/TnpB family protein, which translates to MKAFRFRLRPTKAQEAALLEQLRLCRNLYNAALQERRDAYRKAGKTITAYDQMKYLSEIKEALPEYKGVYSQVLQDVLKRLEKAFKAFFRRVKAGQTPGYPTFKGAGWYDSICYPQSGFSVTGDVAYFSKIGNIRLRLSRPLEGKIKTATITRDCGAWYVSYVCEVEAQPLPATGSAVGVDVGTTYFCITSDGEFTENPRYFKSSMAKLRVKHRSLSRKKRGSERRKKAKGAVAKLHRKVSRQRLDFHHKTAAKLIRENDLVAHEDLNVSGMGRGNMARSIPDVGWGQFFSLLSQKAASAARTVIAVDPRSTSQARHNCGHTCKANRVSQSRFVCQSCGHTANADWNAALNILGRPCPSVVNVALSASVH; encoded by the coding sequence ATGAAAGCGTTCCGCTTCCGTCTGCGCCCCACCAAGGCTCAGGAGGCCGCGCTGCTGGAGCAACTGAGGCTCTGCCGCAACCTGTACAACGCGGCTCTTCAGGAGCGCCGGGACGCCTACCGGAAGGCCGGGAAGACGATCACGGCCTACGATCAGATGAAGTACCTCAGCGAGATCAAAGAGGCGTTGCCCGAGTACAAAGGCGTCTACAGCCAAGTGCTTCAGGACGTTCTCAAGCGGCTGGAGAAGGCGTTCAAGGCATTCTTTCGCCGCGTGAAGGCAGGACAGACGCCGGGCTACCCCACCTTCAAGGGGGCAGGTTGGTACGACTCCATCTGCTACCCGCAGTCTGGTTTCAGCGTGACGGGCGACGTGGCCTACTTCTCCAAAATCGGCAACATCCGACTCAGGCTCAGCAGACCGCTGGAAGGCAAGATCAAGACGGCCACCATCACGCGGGACTGCGGGGCGTGGTACGTCAGCTACGTCTGCGAAGTAGAAGCCCAGCCGCTTCCGGCTACCGGGTCGGCGGTGGGCGTGGACGTGGGGACCACATATTTCTGCATCACCTCCGATGGGGAGTTCACCGAGAATCCACGCTATTTCAAGTCGAGCATGGCGAAGCTGCGCGTGAAGCACCGTTCCCTCAGCCGCAAGAAGCGCGGTTCAGAGCGACGCAAGAAGGCGAAGGGTGCGGTTGCGAAGTTGCACCGCAAGGTCAGCCGTCAGCGCCTCGACTTCCACCACAAGACCGCCGCCAAGTTGATTCGGGAGAACGATTTGGTGGCGCACGAAGACCTGAACGTATCGGGGATGGGCAGGGGGAATATGGCCCGGTCTATCCCCGATGTCGGATGGGGTCAGTTCTTTTCTCTCCTGTCCCAGAAGGCTGCAAGCGCCGCTCGGACAGTGATTGCCGTAGACCCCCGCTCCACCTCGCAGGCGCGCCACAACTGCGGCCATACCTGCAAGGCGAACCGGGTCAGTCAATCGCGGTTTGTGTGTCAGAGTTGCGGCCACACGGCGAATGCCGATTGGAACGCCGCTCTGAACATCCTGGGCAGGCCTTGCCCGTCAGTGGTCAACGTAGCGCTCAGCGCAAGCGTTCACTGA
- a CDS encoding discoidin domain-containing protein: MGRYYLSLPFAGATGACGATNLAQGRPAAASSTEQAGTPASAAVDGQSATRWSSAWTDPQWLQVDLGQTRTLCRVTVQWEAAYGRAFELQVSNDAATWTTIYRTSTGTGGTQTLDVSGSGRYVRLYGTQRGTSYGYSLFELQVFATP, translated from the coding sequence CTGGGCCGCTACTACCTGTCCCTGCCGTTCGCCGGCGCCACGGGCGCGTGCGGCGCCACCAACCTGGCCCAGGGCCGGCCGGCCGCCGCCTCGTCCACCGAGCAGGCCGGCACGCCGGCCAGCGCCGCCGTTGACGGCCAGAGTGCCACCCGCTGGTCCAGCGCCTGGACGGACCCGCAGTGGCTGCAGGTGGACCTGGGCCAGACGCGGACGCTGTGCCGGGTCACGGTGCAGTGGGAAGCCGCGTACGGGCGCGCCTTCGAACTGCAGGTGTCCAACGACGCTGCCACCTGGACCACCATCTACCGCACGTCCACGGGCACCGGCGGCACACAGACCCTGGACGTGAGTGGCAGCGGCCGGTACGTCCGGCTCTACGGGACCCAGCGCGGAACGAGCTACGGCTACTCGCTGTTCGAACTTCAGGTGTTCGCCACCCCCTGA
- a CDS encoding hotdog fold thioesterase — MHTTKDPFMDFLNMQIVTVAGGKASVTATVGPQHINMHGTAHGGFLFSLADAAFALASNSGPGRQVGLHADMQYFRAARLGDTVTAHASEIHLGRKTGAYRMELWVGEQLIAMGSGMVYRVEAGLQPAPAAPH, encoded by the coding sequence ATGCACACCACCAAAGATCCTTTCATGGATTTCCTGAACATGCAGATCGTGACCGTCGCAGGCGGAAAAGCGTCGGTGACAGCCACGGTCGGGCCGCAGCATATCAACATGCACGGCACCGCCCACGGCGGCTTTCTGTTCAGCCTGGCCGACGCGGCGTTCGCCCTGGCCTCCAACAGCGGCCCGGGCCGGCAGGTGGGCCTGCACGCCGACATGCAGTACTTCCGCGCTGCCCGGCTGGGCGACACGGTGACAGCCCACGCCAGTGAGATCCACCTCGGCCGGAAGACCGGAGCGTACCGCATGGAACTGTGGGTGGGTGAACAGCTGATCGCCATGGGCAGCGGCATGGTCTACCGCGTCGAGGCCGGTCTGCAGCCTGCGCCTGCGGCCCCACACTGA